The Christiangramia forsetii KT0803 DNA segment AGGAATAAGCTCAAGCTTTGGAAGCTATCCGATAAACAGATTAATAGTATTGAAGAAGCGGGAAGTGTTATAGAAAATTTCCCGGTATATGCAACGGTTTCAGGAACGGTAACAGAAAAAATGGCGCAGGAAGGGGATTATATCAAACAGGGACAGCCTTTATATAAAATAGCGAACTTAAGCTCTGTATGGGCTATGTTCGATGCGTACGAAAATCAAATTTCCGGCTTAGATAAAGGCCAAGAAATTCAGATTACCACCAATTCTTACCCGGATAAAGAATTTAACGCGAAAATTTCATTTATAGATCCCGTTTTAAATACCGGCACACGAACTGTCATGATACGTACAGAGCTTAACAATAAGAATGGATTGTTGAAACCGGGGATGTTCGTCCAGGGGAAAGTAAAAGGCATAAGCAGCCCTACAAACGAGATGGTTGCGATTCCACAAAGTGCTGTGCTCTGGACTGGGGAACGTTCGGTGGTTTATGTAAAAGCCAACAATGAGGAACCTGTTTTTGAACTTAGGGAAATAAAGCTGGGCAATATGAGGGGTGATCAATATGAGGTCCTTTCCGGTTTGCAAAACGGCGAACAGGTTGTTACCAACGGAACATTTACCGTAGATGCAGCAGCGCAATTAAAAGGAAAGAAATCTATGATGAGCCCAGAAGGGGGAACCGCCGGAGGATCAATGCCCGGGATGGATATGGGCAATAATGCGGCGAAAGAAAATAATAGCCAGGTTAAGGGCCAGGTAAGTACCGAGAAATTCCTGGAAGGCCAGGCTTATGATTTTAGGGTGGAAACACCAGATTCCTTCAGGAAACAACTTGATGCAGTGATCCACGCCTACCTGTCCCTGAAGGATGGTTTAGTTGAAGCTGATGAGAAGGCCACCTTTAAATACAGCACCCAGTTATATGAAGCACTGCAGGATATAGACGGGAGTGTTTTAAAAGGTAAAGCAAAAGCCTTTTGGGAGGAGAAAAAAAACTTTTTAATGAAACATGCAAAACTCTGCAAAGAAGCTTCAACTATAGCAGGAAAACGGGAAAATTTTATCTACCTGTCGCAGCCGCTTATAAAAGTAGTGGAAGTCTACGGCCCCGGTGATGAAACTCTCTATATAGATTTTTGCCCTATGGCCAATAACAATAAAGGAGCTTTTTGGCTAAGTGCAAGTAAGAATATTCAGAATCCGTTTATGAATGAAGGAATGCGCAGCTGTGGGGAAGTAAAACAGGAAATAGTACCCAATAAATAATCATTAATAATGCCAAATGAAAATGAATGCTGAATTTCACATAAAAAATATGGTTTGTCGCAGTTGCGCAACCGTAATTAAAAATGCCCTTGAAAATAAAAAGATTAAGGTTATTGAAATTGAACTGGGCCGATTGGTGATTGAAACAGATAAGGTTTCTGTGATTAAAGAGCAATTAACAGAAATACTTAGAGCTAATGATTTTGATATTATAGATACACCCGAAGATAAGCTTGTAGAACAAATAAAAGTAAAGCTTATCGATCTTGTAAATTCGATACCTGCTCGTTTAGAAACAAAACTGTCTGTTTACCTACAGAAAAAGTTACATCAGGATTATACGACTATAAGTAAAATCTTTTCTTATAATCAGCAGATAACAATAGAAAAATATTATATAAAATTAAAAGTGGAAAAAGTAAAAGAGTTGATACATTCTCAGGAACATAATTTTACTGAAATATCACAAATGTTAGGCTATAGCAGTCTTGGACATCTTAGTACACAGTTTAAAACTGAAACCGGGATGAGCCTATCTCAGTATAAAGAGGTAGGGGCAGAAATTAGGAGTTCCTTAAACCGAATTTTATAAACATCTCCCAAGATTTTAGAAATACAAAAGTTTAAATATCAGTAATTTAGTAATATAATGAATTAATAAAATTATGAAAATAGTAAAAATAAGCATGC contains these protein-coding regions:
- a CDS encoding efflux RND transporter periplasmic adaptor subunit; the protein is MKKYSIYIGILIGGLVLGYLIFSNGSSDTNLESTKVLEGSEGHDHEDENGETQMWTCSMHPQIMLPEPGDCPICGMDLIPAEEGAGGLTTDQFTMTENALALANIQTTQVGGARIENNTLVLSGKIMENEELNAVQVSYFAGRIEKLYVNFTGEQVNRGQLLATIYSPELVSAQQELLTAASLRESQPELYKAVRNKLKLWKLSDKQINSIEEAGSVIENFPVYATVSGTVTEKMAQEGDYIKQGQPLYKIANLSSVWAMFDAYENQISGLDKGQEIQITTNSYPDKEFNAKISFIDPVLNTGTRTVMIRTELNNKNGLLKPGMFVQGKVKGISSPTNEMVAIPQSAVLWTGERSVVYVKANNEEPVFELREIKLGNMRGDQYEVLSGLQNGEQVVTNGTFTVDAAAQLKGKKSMMSPEGGTAGGSMPGMDMGNNAAKENNSQVKGQVSTEKFLEGQAYDFRVETPDSFRKQLDAVIHAYLSLKDGLVEADEKATFKYSTQLYEALQDIDGSVLKGKAKAFWEEKKNFLMKHAKLCKEASTIAGKRENFIYLSQPLIKVVEVYGPGDETLYIDFCPMANNNKGAFWLSASKNIQNPFMNEGMRSCGEVKQEIVPNK
- a CDS encoding helix-turn-helix domain-containing protein produces the protein MKMNAEFHIKNMVCRSCATVIKNALENKKIKVIEIELGRLVIETDKVSVIKEQLTEILRANDFDIIDTPEDKLVEQIKVKLIDLVNSIPARLETKLSVYLQKKLHQDYTTISKIFSYNQQITIEKYYIKLKVEKVKELIHSQEHNFTEISQMLGYSSLGHLSTQFKTETGMSLSQYKEVGAEIRSSLNRIL